AATCAGGCATTCCAATCCCGCAAATGAGTGATACCCGGCCTGGTTTGAAAATTATATGATGATCTTTATACAAGTTCCCGTCTTATCGGATTCAACAGCTATGCTTCCCTTCCATCGCGTAACCCGACTACTTAGATTTTTAAGGCCATTACGATGTGTTTTAGCCTGTTTATCAAAACCTTTCCCATTGTCATGCACCAACATAACCAGTTGATGTTGCTGAAACCACATTTCAACCTCTACTTCGGTTGCTTCTGAATGCTTGTTGATGTTATTGATGAGCTCTTTATAGATCAGAAAAATATCCCTTCTCTTTTCCATGTTCAACCTGGTTATACCAGCCTGTTCGATCAGTTTTATTGTATAATGGACACGACTATTTTCAAACACTTCTGCGGCGTAACGACGCATCCGACTAAAGGTTTCCTCCCAGTTGTCATTTTGTGTATTTACACTCCAAATGATGTCATCGAGAGATTGACTGGAAGCTTGCACTTCTTCAGAGATCCGGTCCAAGAATGTATTGGCCCGGGCAGGATTTTCAAGGCTATTTTTAGAAAGTTCAGCTAGTATATTGATGTTAGACAAAGTAGAGCCAATATCATCATGCAGGTCTGTAGCTATCCTTTGTCGGATTTGAACCAGTTTAAATACCTGAGCAATTCTATAGCGGTACAAAGTATAGATTAAGCCGATAAACAGCAAAACAAGCAACAGAATAAACCACCATTTCTCCCAGAAAGGCCCTTTAATATTTACACTTATTTTCGCTATTTTACCTTCGGTAACGCCTCTTTTGGTATACTTAACCTGAAAACTATATTTCCCTGTAGGTACATTTGAATAAGAAACGTAATTCCTTTGATTTCCATCTATCCAATTTTTGTCATAGCCTTCCAGCTTATAATAATAATGCCGGGGGGAAGAGAAAAAATCCAGCGCGGCAAAATTGAAAGCAACAGAATGGTTCTTATAGTTAAGTTTGATTACTTTTTTAAAGGCGGCAGCCGTATCACCTTCAACAGGTTCATTGTCTACCAATATTTTAGTAAAAACGACAGGTATTGCCTTGCTTTCTTCTTTAAATTTTGCCGGATCGAACAGATTTAATCCATTGATTCCACCAAACAGCAACATCCCATTGGGCGCTTTGAAGTAAGCTCCCGTATTAAATTCATTGCTTTGCAAGCCCTGTACAGAGACATAGTTCGTAAATTGAGAAGGTCTGGCTTTATTTCTCAGCACATCCGGACTAAAACGACTAAGGCCTTTATTGGTACTTACCCACAAATATCCCCTGGCATCGGATAAAATTCCATAAATCGTATTATTAGGCAGCCCCTCCTTTTCTGTCAGCAATTGAGTTTTACCACTTAATCGGTTGTAGGCCAGTATCCCCTTGCCACCAGTCCCGATCCATAATACGGATTGATGGTAGTAAAGACATTTAATTGTAATGCGCTTGCTAAAAAAGGCATTCAACCCCCTTGAATTGATAGGGTAAAAAGTTCTGGTTATGGTATTAAAAAGCTGAATACCGGTCTTCTCAAATGCAATACAAAGCGTACTGTCATCTACAGAAACAATAGCACGAATGGCATCTACACTTCCTTGATTGCCGGGTTTATACTGGCCAATAATCCCGTTTTGTTTGTCCATCAAGCAAAGGCCACTACTTCCGCTACCGACCCAGATTTTATCTCCGGCAGTTGGATACATACACCAAACGGTTCCATCCGGCATATTTAATTTGGATACCGAACCTGGGTGAAACCTTTTTATGATCTGTTCTTTTTTGGAGTCCCAGAGGATTAGACCATTGCCCTGCGTCCCTATCCACAATATGTCTTTCTTATCGTAAAAAAGAGAAACGATCCGATCCGGGTTATAAATGTTTTTCTGGTAAGAGGGTAGCTCCCAGGTTTTGTATTCGGATTTTTGATAGTTGATCCGTGTTAAGCCCTTGTTGGTCGTGCCCGCCCAGATATTCCCCCTTTTATCAGTAGTAATGGACCTGACCAATGCAATTTCCACTTTTTCAGGAACAGTTTGATTGTTGAACAAGATAAAATTATTCCTGTTTGCATTAAAATAACTCAGTCCCCCACCATCAGTACCTATCCATATTCCTTTATCTTTATCCTGTTTAATAGAAAGGATATCATTAAAGGGGATGGATGATGGATTTCTTTTGTCGTTAACAAACTGACCTATCTCTTCTTCCTTTGGATCAATGATGAACAGACCTTTGCCATAGGTTCCAATCCACAATTTCCCCTTATCCTCGGAAAAAATAGCCTCAATAACCAAATCTGCTGGAAACCGAACAGTGGAAAAACCTCTAAATTGCCCGAAATGCACCTCATTCTTCTTTTTGAAAAACAGACCGCCGCCCAAACTGCCAAGCCAAAGATTACCTTCTTTATCTTCAGTGAGGCAGCTATATACCAATCCCGTTTTTAATTCATCTGCTTTGACAGATAGGTTAAGGATTTGGTCTCCATCAAGATATCCCACACTGCTCCCTACTACCCATAACCGCTGCTGTTGATCTTTAAACAACATATTGACTGCTGACCTGGGCATACCTGGCTGGATATCTATTTCCCTGTCAATTTGATCAGTTTTACAATTGTAAAGCAATAGTTTTCCATTTTCAGTGCCTATCCAGAGTTTTTCATTTTTCTCTTGAAGAACACAAGTAATGACTAGCCTGACTTTACCAGCATAAACAGGCACAGATTGAAAGGTATTATTAATCAAACTAAATCGCTCTAAATAACCACCTTTAGCAATGATCCAAAAAGATTGGTTCAGTCCTGGCACAATCTTTCCAAGCCTGCTATTGGTACCTGAAGTAAGATCATCAAATCTTTTATCCAGCACTAAGAAATCTTTCCCATCATAGCGGTTTAAACCATCTTGCGTGGCAAGCCATACAAAGCCTTTGGTATCCATAGCAATATCAACTACAGAGCTTTGTGATAAACCTTCATTCAGACTGATATTATGAAATGAAACAGCGGTATACTGTGCAGATGCAAATATACCTTGAAGTAAAAAAGCATAAGTCAGCAGACCTTTCACAATTTTCTATTTATTTCAATAAAATCTGATTTAAATTAAATATAACGTTTTAATAACCAAGATTTTTTAAAAAACAATAAACTCGTAAATAGTGAATCCATAAAGAACGTTCAAAATTAAGAGAAAGCTCAAGATAAAAATAATTTGTATGCAAAATATCAAGTATCGTCCTTCAACAAGAATATCAATTAATTTTTACATATTTGCTATAACCAACCAAATAACCACGTTATTAATGCTCATATGACTTCTGTCCACAAACAACTATTTAGCATTCTATTAAGTTTATTGGCACTTGTAATTGCTTGTAACAGATGTCAGAGAATAACAGCCAGAAATGATGCAAAGACTTGGGATACGCAGCTGGAAAAACAAATGACTGATGTATTCTATACTCAAGCCGGAACAATTACAAAGAGTGAAAAGGCGAGACGTGCTTATGCCGACTGCTGTCTATCTAAAATGAAAGAAATGTTTCCTAAAGGGATTTCCAATCTTGATAAAGAGATGACCGACAGTATGAAGGTTTCTGTGATGAAAATGGGTGCAGAATGTGCGGGGGTGCTGCAGCATAATGTAAATATTTGGGAACCTGATGCTAAAAACCAATTGAACCTGCAGCTATATGCCCTGGATGAAATAAAGATGCTGCCCCCTGAAATGAAAAAGGAGTATGTTGACTGCATTTCTTTTAAAGTCACAGCAGAATTCCCTAACGGACTTAAAGAAAATGAAGGCAAAGAAGGGCTTCAAAAGTTCATCAACAAAGCCCGTAAAGAATGTATAGAGATGATAGGCAGAAAATATGCTGTTCCAAAATCAAAAAAACAATCCAAAAGGGATAATATCAAGCCTTAAATTGAAACACCAAACACTGGTAAACTCAATATTATATTAGCTTTACTAATAACCTTCGGCGAAAAACCAGGTCGCTGAAAACTCCAAAATTTCAGGTAATTGAATGCTCGTCAATATACCCGTTCAAATCAGTTAAGTTTCGCTGTAAACAGATTCAACTCTAAAGAAGCAATATTCCAGATAAAGCTGATCGCTTTCAAATTGTATATTTTTATTTTCGTGTATTTGTCAGAGGTTTAAAGCATATTTAAAAACTTAAACATGAAAGTAATATTTAACATTTTAGTTTTGTGCCTCTGGTTCAGCTTTTGTAATGGTCAGAATGAAACACCAGTAGTTGATGTATATGGGCAACCTGTAAATTATCGTGTCAGTGCATTGTCCTCTAATATTCCTCTTTTCCTAGCCACCGACAAAAACACAAAATCGATAAATCCATTTAATCCAATACCTAACGTTCCTCTAGGCAGTTTAACTTTCCTGGAAGGAGCCCAGAAAATTTTACTAACTGCACTTGTAAGAAAGGACAGTTTAAGTTATTACCGCTATTCCGTTTTTGAAAACGATACCACACTGATCAGATCTAATGAAAAGTTGAGTGTGATTGATTTCGTTTGGAATGAACGAAGTGATTATCCGGGATACCTGACCATGAAACTGGAACTTCCCAATGTGGTTAATAAAAAATTTACTATTAAAATATTCAGATATCCTGAAGGAAGTAAGGTGACTACATTAATGATCTATAACAAACGCTTCGAACAGGCTAAGTGTAAGCGTATCTTTTTGCAAGAACAGGGCAAAAGAATAAAAACACAAATCACGGAAAACTTATACACTGTAGATAATAAACCTTTGAAAAACGACACTGCCTTCAGAATTAGGAATCAAACCCAAGGCATTCGTATTATCATGCAAAAAACAGATTTAGATTTTGCTTATCAACTTATCCTGAAAAACAAAGTTAATGGAAAAGAGAACATCCGGTTTCTTTCTAATAACTGGAGTTATGAAAGTGGAAATCCTGGCTATTTTATTCCTACGGATTACTTTCTGACACCTGGGGAGTATAGACTTTCCATAATACCATATATAGGTTCAAATGGCCATAACCTTAGACCAATTGAAAATAAATCCTTCAACATGTCATTCATGGTCTTGCCTCCACCTATCACATATTCTATCCAGGAAGTTATTTTAAGTTTGCTAGCACTTTTATTGCTTGGCAGCATCCTGATCTTCCTGATCCGGAAAAACACCAGAAAAAAACTAACTATTTCAAGGCATCAGGCGGCAGCAGCAGAAACCGAGTTGGAAAATGTGCGCGCTAGGCTCAATCCACATTTTGTCTTCAACGCCTTGGGAGGAATTCAAAACCTGATTAACAAAAATGAGATTGCATCTGCTAATTCGTATCTCAGTAAGTTTGCGAGACTAACCAGGCGTATTCTAAATGAAGAGGCAAAAATCAGTCTAAAGGATGAAATTGAACTACTGGAAGATTATATTGCTATGGAACAATTGCGTTTTCCATTTAAGTATAAAATACAGGTGAATGATGAATTGAATAGCTATACTGAAATCCCCACTATGCTTATACAACCTTTTGTAGAAAATGCGGTTAAACATGCTATTGCACCACTAAAGGGAAAAGGTGAAATTGCCCTTAACTTTTATAAAGAAGAGAATAACTTGTTAATTACCATAGCTGACAATGGCGTTGGTTTTACGGTAGACCAGGAGGATGGTGGATTAGGGCTTAAACTGACTAAAAAAAGAATATCTTTATTAAATGATCTTTATCATGAATGCCCCATTTTTCTGACAATAGAGTCAGGCTTATCTGGAACAACCATTAAGATCACTTTATCCCAATGGCTGTAATTTATGAAAGCATTATTAATTGATGATGAACATTCCAACAATGAAAACCTCATTTCCTTACTCCGTAAATATTGTCCAGCAATCCATGTCATGGCAGCTGCTACAGATCTGAATATGGCCTTTGATTTAATCAATATTCACCAGCCGGACCTACTTTTCCTGGACATACAAATGGGATCTCAAACGGGATTTGATTTGCTAAAACTGGTACCTATGCATAGATTTGAAGTCATTTTCGTCACTGCCTTTGACAAGTATGGTATCACAGCGATCAAATTTGCAGCGCTGGATTATCTGTTGAAACCAGTGAATATTTCTGAATTGATCCAAGCCGTCAGTAAAGCAGAAGAAAAGTACAGGGCAAAGGAAAAAAACAAGCAATTGAATTTTCTATTAAACCACATCCAGAATGGGACAAAACAACCTACCAAAATTGCACTTCCACAATTGCATGAAATACGTTATGTTACGATTAATGAGATTGTCCGATGCGAATCAGATAATTCTTATACGTTCTTTTACCTGGTCAATGGTGACCGGATTCTGGTATCTCGCTCCATTAAAGAGTATGCCGACCTATTAAAGTCAATAGGATTTTTACGTACCCACCAAAGTCATCTTGTCAATAGCATTTTTGTAAAAAGCTGGATAAAGGAGGATGGTGGTGTACTGCTGTTAAGTAACGGAGATAGAATCCCTGTATCCAAGCCCAATAAATCAATGGTACAGTTAGCACTAAACAGCTATCTGAATTGATTGTATTTATTTCTATGAAAACCGATCTATCCGCTGTTAGAAACTTATGATAATTTAAAAATGAAAGTTGAAGGTATTGATCCCGCAATTTATCTTCGAACATTTAACAATAAATTACCTCAACATCGCTAGCATATGAGTAATCAAAAAGCTGTAGTGTAAAGTAATATATCATTGCCAAAAATAATTTGTATCGTTGCAGCGAATTTTGGTATTCGTCAATAACCTGCTGAATATTATTCAACTCAATACTAACACTTTGCATACTTTCTTTACTGTTTAAGTAAGAAAGTTGACTCCTATCGAATTCTATCTCAGTGGCATTTTTATTAAGTAATAAGAGTGAATCCTTGACATGAGCTCTATAGTAGATTGCCAAATTCTTTGCTCGGGTGACTTTTAATAGCTCAGTATTCATTGAAATCGAATTACCCAAAATACCCTATAAACATTACAAAACAACAGAAAAATAACCCTATAAATATTACAAATTTTAAGTAATTTTACCCTATAAATATTACAAAATATATCAAAATCATGTTTAGAAGAGATATTATTGACGAGCTGATTAAATGGAAAAACAACCCTGAACGCAAACCATTGTTACTCCGGGGAGCGAGACAAGTCGGTAAAACTACTGTTGTCAATATGTTTTCAGAACATTATGAGCAATATATTTACTTAAATTTAGAACAAGCAGATAATTCACTTGATTTTACTGATTAGGCAGAGTTGAGCAACTAACTCAGCAAATATTTTTCCTTTTTAATAAAGACATAGCCAATTTAAAAAATACATTACTGTTTATAGATGAAATACAGGAAGTACCTGGAGCTTTAAATATGCTTCGTTATTTCTATGAAAAAATACCATCCTTAAATGTCATAGCAGCAGGCTCCCTTTTAGAAACAGCAATCAATGGCCAAACGAAAATCCCTGTTGGTCGTGTAGAATACAAAATTCTGAGACCCGTTTCATTTCATGAATTTTTACTCGCATTAAATGAAAACCAGGCTTCAGTGGCCTTAAAGGAAATGCCCATAAAAGATTTTACGCATTCTAAATTACTTGATTTATTTCACACCTATACACTTATAGGTGGGATGCCTGAAGTGATCAGGCATTATATCGCCAATAAAAACCTCCTTACCTTGAGAGAAGTATACCAATCCTTGATATATTCATACATAGAAGATGTTGAGAAATATGGACGGAATAACAATCTGGTTCAAATCATAAGGCACATTATTAACACCAGTTTCCTTGAAGCAGGTAACCGCATCAAATTTCAAGGCTTTGGCAACTCAAACTATGGGTCAAGAGAAGTTAGTGAAGGCATGCAAACGCTACAAAAAGTGATGTTGATTCAACTCGTATACCCAACCACCAGCACCGCTGTTCCTCTCTTGCCAGACAAGAAAAAATCCCCCCGCCTTCATGTACTCGACACCGGAATGTTAAACTTCTTTGCTGGATTACAAAAAGAACTGATCCTTACAAAGGATATAGACACAGTTTATAAAGGCAAGATTGCAGAACACATTGTGGGACAGGAATTATTAGCTGCAAAATATAATATATTAAATGAATTACATTTTTGGGTAAGAGAAAAGCCAAATTCTACTGCTGAAGTTGATTTTGTGATGTCTTATAATAGCGTAATTATACCTATTGAAGTTAAATCTGGCGCAACAGGGACATTAAAGTCTTTACATGCTTTTATGGATGCTACTACACATGCATTCGCCATAAGAATTTATGGAGGTCAATTAAAAATAGATAAGATAAGCACTTCAAATGGAAAAGAATATACTTTACTAAATTTACCTTTTTACCTAGCAGGAAGAATAGAAAACTATATCGACTGGATGCAAAAAAGCCTTTAAATCTTGCGGTTTAAAGGCTTTTAATAATGTGTCGGGGTGGCAGGATGCCACACAAACGTTATATATATCTTACTTCCAACTACTTATATCCTCCTAAAATATCAGGGTGTAGAATAGGGCATAATTCATTTCAAATCAAATCAACATAAAATGTTTTGTTATCTTGTATAACTATCGTCCGATAGCAAAGTATAAATAACTACTTATTTGATAGCTCAAAGATAGGTTTTTGATGGCATCTTGCAAAATAAACTTTGAATAAAAATGTTATAAATTTCTAAATGACTTTGTATCTTATAGTTTAGTTTTGATACTTTTAGATTCAATACGGTTTTAGTCCCCCCAACTTATCTATAACAGTCTTATTAGCGTCCTTGAGAAGGAATACTTTGAACATTTATAACGATTTCTAGGGGTTATTGAGCCGATTATCTTACCACTAAAAACTTACAAGAGAAATCTACATCTTGAAATTTATTTACTGGTATCAGTTTACTATATTTAAGACTTAGATGCTCTGTTATTTCAGCCAAAAAACTATCATGATTCAATACCCAAAATCATTGTATAGTTATTAAAACACGATTAAACATCTTTTAGGCAACAATCAGTTGCTATTTAATGGATAATCCTCTAGTAGTTCAATGGCTTCTTCAATCTCCTGCGGCGTTAGTTCTTTTGTGAGTTTTTCTTCCATAAGTCTTTGAAGGCGTGACTTGCCATCAGGATTGTGTTCCACTAAGTCAAATACTGTAATAACATGACTAGCGGTCATGGTTGGGTCTAAAAAACCCGCCACATATACATTTAACACCCTTTCGGTTAATGATCGCATCTCTGGTAGGTCTTTTTGAGTTTTCATTAGTGAAAGATACAAACTATTTAAAGTTAAGCTTTACGGTTTCCCGTAAAATGGATAAATTTTAGATAAAATACATATATGGTCGTTTAATTTCCGTTAAATTTATTATCTAATTCTCTAACGATGATAGAAAAATACAGATTTGCGGTAATAAGCTTCTACGAAGAAAAAAAAACGGCGGGAGAGCTTTCAAAAAATTTAATGTACCCTACCTGCGCCAACATCCGCAACGAATTCCAATTATTGTTCGAAGCGGGATGTGATAATTTGGATAATCGAATGCTAAAGGAATTTCTTGAAATTCCATACGAAAAAGAAATATCAGATTTAGCTGTCAAAAAATGTGACACTGATAAATTTAAACCGCTTAACAACTTTTTGAAAAAAGGCATTAAAACCCGTGAAAAAAACATTGAACTTCTTGCATGGTTAATCAACTTTCGTCCAAGACCTTTTTCAAACTATTGGCGTTTATCAAATAGTAAAACAGATCAACTTTCAGAATTGTCAATAACAGAAAGTGGAATTGTAGAGAAAAATAGAAGTGAACTATTATATACTGGTCAACATAGTTCACCTATGCAAAAAGAAACTGAAATTTGCGTAAAGGCAAGACTTGATCTATATAACCAAGACTATTCGACCGTAAAAGACAATGATCAGGTAGCCCATTCTAGTTTTATATCAAACGATAGATTATTACAAAAATTAGTTACTTTGGAATACCCTTCAGGAATAAAACTGTCTGTAGATGCTTCTGATTTATCATTAATAGAGCAACTGTTAAAATTGTAGGTTAATAAGAATTAGCAAAAGCCAATACCCGTTAGCCCATCTGCCAAATGCGGCTTGGTACCCCCCGCCGTATTAAGGTCGAAACAATTTAAGGATGATTTGATAAGAATCGGAAAAATAGCTGTTAGTAGGGGGCTTTTAGAGAGAATATTACTTAAACATACATTACAGGTCGTTTCATAATAGCAAAAAAACTTCTAATTGTCTTACTTATAAATAAGAGGCTTACACATTTGGCGAGTGCCAAAAATTTTAAGTAATATTTTTTTGTTGTTTTAATTCTTGGGAGCTTTACGGCCAATCCAAATGATATGTATTTAAACAATGTAACAATAAAAGAAAAAGTGAAATTAAACAGGCTTCAAGATGTTCTAATTGAAAAGCAAAAGAACTATCTAACCTTGGAGGCACAAGAACAGCAATACAAAAAGAATGAACATGATGATACTGAATTAATTGCAAAGATGCAGATAACTGTAAACGAAGTAGATGATGCAGGTAAAGCCCTAAATAATTACAAAGCACGTTTAAAAGCCGAATATCAGATATAAAATCGAGTAGGAAGATAGGGATTATTTCCCTATCTGTCCTCTCACACCACCGTACGTGCCGTTCGGCATACGGCGGTTTGTTAGAATAACTTCGTTTGGTGTTCGGTTTTCCAATAGTAGTAGTTGACAAAACCAGTGTACTTCAGCTTTGCGAAATACTCAATACTCAGAATACACTGAAGAATTGGACTATGTGACAACCGACAGTAGGACTTTCTACTGTTAGACCACTCAAATGCTTTCTGCTTTCCAGCCCCTAGTTTAATCAGGTTTCGGATTCGACATCCTGCATTTTTCCACTGTTTCCAGATGATCATCCGCAGTCTGACCCTTGTCATTTCGTCCAATCTTGTCATCACATGCTTAGCCCCAGCGATGGAGAAATAGTTGACCCAGCCCCTTATGACCATATCCAGTTTTCTGATCCGTTCGGTAATAGTAATTGGATCGTTGCGTCTGGTATATCCAATAAGTTTCTGTTTCATACTTTTCACCGACTTGGTTGCAATCCTCATTTTCCAATCCTTTCCCGTCTTGTAGAAGGAGAAGCCCAGCAGTGTACTGCGTGATGGCCTGCTCACTTTACTCTTATCACGGTTCACTTTCAGCCTTAACCCTGCTTCCAGATAGCTGGTGATGTTATCCATCACCCTGTCTGCCGATTTTCTGCTACGAACATAGATACTGCAATCATCAGCGTACCGTACGAACCTGTGACCCCGTTCTTCGAGCTTGACATCCAGTTCATGAAGAACAATGTTGGATAAAAGCGGACTGAGTGGACTGCCCTGTGGCGTACCCTCTCTTCTGGGGGTAACCAGTCCATTCTCCATAATACCACTGCTCAGATATAATCGGATAAGCTTTAGGGTGCGCCTATCACTTACCCTCATCGATAGCAGGTTCATGAGTTTGTCGTGGTTTACCCGATCAAAGAATTTGTCCAGATCAAGCTCAACTATCCACGTATAGCCTCCATTGAGGTGTTCCTGCGCCCTGAGCACTGCCTGATGGGCATTGCGATTTGGTCGGAACCCGTAACTGTTCGATGAAAAGCCGCCCTCGTATTTTGGACTCAGCCATTGGGAAATAGACTGTTGGATCAACCTGTCGATCACCGTTGGGATGCCA
This is a stretch of genomic DNA from Candidatus Pedobacter colombiensis. It encodes these proteins:
- a CDS encoding two-component regulator propeller domain-containing protein, translated to MKGLLTYAFLLQGIFASAQYTAVSFHNISLNEGLSQSSVVDIAMDTKGFVWLATQDGLNRYDGKDFLVLDKRFDDLTSGTNSRLGKIVPGLNQSFWIIAKGGYLERFSLINNTFQSVPVYAGKVRLVITCVLQEKNEKLWIGTENGKLLLYNCKTDQIDREIDIQPGMPRSAVNMLFKDQQQRLWVVGSSVGYLDGDQILNLSVKADELKTGLVYSCLTEDKEGNLWLGSLGGGLFFKKKNEVHFGQFRGFSTVRFPADLVIEAIFSEDKGKLWIGTYGKGLFIIDPKEEEIGQFVNDKRNPSSIPFNDILSIKQDKDKGIWIGTDGGGLSYFNANRNNFILFNNQTVPEKVEIALVRSITTDKRGNIWAGTTNKGLTRINYQKSEYKTWELPSYQKNIYNPDRIVSLFYDKKDILWIGTQGNGLILWDSKKEQIIKRFHPGSVSKLNMPDGTVWCMYPTAGDKIWVGSGSSGLCLMDKQNGIIGQYKPGNQGSVDAIRAIVSVDDSTLCIAFEKTGIQLFNTITRTFYPINSRGLNAFFSKRITIKCLYYHQSVLWIGTGGKGILAYNRLSGKTQLLTEKEGLPNNTIYGILSDARGYLWVSTNKGLSRFSPDVLRNKARPSQFTNYVSVQGLQSNEFNTGAYFKAPNGMLLFGGINGLNLFDPAKFKEESKAIPVVFTKILVDNEPVEGDTAAAFKKVIKLNYKNHSVAFNFAALDFFSSPRHYYYKLEGYDKNWIDGNQRNYVSYSNVPTGKYSFQVKYTKRGVTEGKIAKISVNIKGPFWEKWWFILLLVLLFIGLIYTLYRYRIAQVFKLVQIRQRIATDLHDDIGSTLSNINILAELSKNSLENPARANTFLDRISEEVQASSQSLDDIIWSVNTQNDNWEETFSRMRRYAAEVFENSRVHYTIKLIEQAGITRLNMEKRRDIFLIYKELINNINKHSEATEVEVEMWFQQHQLVMLVHDNGKGFDKQAKTHRNGLKNLSSRVTRWKGSIAVESDKTGTCIKIII
- a CDS encoding histidine kinase yields the protein MKVIFNILVLCLWFSFCNGQNETPVVDVYGQPVNYRVSALSSNIPLFLATDKNTKSINPFNPIPNVPLGSLTFLEGAQKILLTALVRKDSLSYYRYSVFENDTTLIRSNEKLSVIDFVWNERSDYPGYLTMKLELPNVVNKKFTIKIFRYPEGSKVTTLMIYNKRFEQAKCKRIFLQEQGKRIKTQITENLYTVDNKPLKNDTAFRIRNQTQGIRIIMQKTDLDFAYQLILKNKVNGKENIRFLSNNWSYESGNPGYFIPTDYFLTPGEYRLSIIPYIGSNGHNLRPIENKSFNMSFMVLPPPITYSIQEVILSLLALLLLGSILIFLIRKNTRKKLTISRHQAAAAETELENVRARLNPHFVFNALGGIQNLINKNEIASANSYLSKFARLTRRILNEEAKISLKDEIELLEDYIAMEQLRFPFKYKIQVNDELNSYTEIPTMLIQPFVENAVKHAIAPLKGKGEIALNFYKEENNLLITIADNGVGFTVDQEDGGLGLKLTKKRISLLNDLYHECPIFLTIESGLSGTTIKITLSQWL
- a CDS encoding LytTR family DNA-binding domain-containing protein; protein product: MKALLIDDEHSNNENLISLLRKYCPAIHVMAAATDLNMAFDLINIHQPDLLFLDIQMGSQTGFDLLKLVPMHRFEVIFVTAFDKYGITAIKFAALDYLLKPVNISELIQAVSKAEEKYRAKEKNKQLNFLLNHIQNGTKQPTKIALPQLHEIRYVTINEIVRCESDNSYTFFYLVNGDRILVSRSIKEYADLLKSIGFLRTHQSHLVNSIFVKSWIKEDGGVLLLSNGDRIPVSKPNKSMVQLALNSYLN
- a CDS encoding AAA family ATPase; translated protein: MFRRDIIDELIKWKNNPERKPLLLRGARQVGKTTVVNMFSEHYEQYIYLNLEQADNSLDFTD
- a CDS encoding DUF4143 domain-containing protein, which encodes MFFLFNKDIANLKNTLLFIDEIQEVPGALNMLRYFYEKIPSLNVIAAGSLLETAINGQTKIPVGRVEYKILRPVSFHEFLLALNENQASVALKEMPIKDFTHSKLLDLFHTYTLIGGMPEVIRHYIANKNLLTLREVYQSLIYSYIEDVEKYGRNNNLVQIIRHIINTSFLEAGNRIKFQGFGNSNYGSREVSEGMQTLQKVMLIQLVYPTTSTAVPLLPDKKKSPRLHVLDTGMLNFFAGLQKELILTKDIDTVYKGKIAEHIVGQELLAAKYNILNELHFWVREKPNSTAEVDFVMSYNSVIIPIEVKSGATGTLKSLHAFMDATTHAFAIRIYGGQLKIDKISTSNGKEYTLLNLPFYLAGRIENYIDWMQKSL
- the ltrA gene encoding group II intron reverse transcriptase/maturase, which gives rise to MLEEILDIRNVQRAFGQVTANKGAGGIDGMQTDELRDYLNSNWQALRSDILNGVYRPSLVRKVEIPKTGGGVRMLGIPTVIDRLIQQSISQWLSPKYEGGFSSNSYGFRPNRNAHQAVLRAQEHLNGGYTWIVELDLDKFFDRVNHDKLMNLLSMRVSDRRTLKLIRLYLSSGIMENGLVTPRREGTPQGSPLSPLLSNIVLHELDVKLEERGHRFVRYADDCSIYVRSRKSADRVMDNITSYLEAGLRLKVNRDKSKVSRPSRSTLLGFSFYKTGKDWKMRIATKSVKSMKQKLIGYTRRNDPITITERIRKLDMVIRGWVNYFSIAGAKHVMTRLDEMTRVRLRMIIWKQWKNAGCRIRNLIKLGAGKQKAFEWSNSRKSYCRLSHSPILQCILSIEYFAKLKYTGFVNYYYWKTEHQTKLF